The Kozakia baliensis genome includes a region encoding these proteins:
- a CDS encoding ankyrin repeat domain-containing protein, with the protein MTDPMPAGSFTQEQITALFIDAAREGDLNLLNQFLDAGMTIDAQDSRGYTPLIVATYNGRIDAARLLLERGANPNQQDSKGATALSGVAFKGNPDLARLLLKHNATIDLPNHVGRTPLMFAVMFGRHEMARFLANHGANPDLKDAEGVSARDMAESQNHHELFAPAAKQAQDERA; encoded by the coding sequence ATGACCGATCCCATGCCCGCTGGCAGCTTCACGCAGGAACAGATCACCGCCCTCTTTATCGATGCGGCGCGCGAAGGCGATTTGAACCTGCTGAACCAGTTCCTCGATGCTGGCATGACCATCGATGCGCAGGATAGTCGCGGCTACACGCCGCTCATCGTCGCCACATATAATGGGCGGATCGATGCGGCACGCCTCCTGCTGGAGCGCGGCGCCAATCCGAATCAGCAAGATTCGAAGGGCGCGACCGCGCTTTCTGGCGTCGCGTTCAAGGGTAATCCGGATCTGGCGCGCCTTCTGCTCAAACATAACGCGACGATCGACCTGCCCAATCATGTCGGGCGTACGCCATTGATGTTCGCCGTGATGTTCGGCCGTCATGAAATGGCGCGTTTTCTCGCCAATCACGGCGCCAATCCCGACCTGAAGGATGCGGAAGGCGTTTCCGCGCGCGATATGGCGGAAAGCCAAAATCATCATGAGCTATTCGCCCCAGCGGCAAAACAAGCCCAGGACGAGCGCGCGTGA
- a CDS encoding MBL fold metallo-hydrolase: MPHLDRFALPYPLSDHYNGSTFFNPPTLRPVDQPAPQPLRRTSIFRWQMGFRWRWPNDLPSHRFDFPPAPAPGKLAITLINHSTFFIQIGRQGKSPFNVITDPIFSQRCSPFRHFGPKRVQSPGHAISALPRVDAILVSHCHYDHLDLPSLRALAERDDPICITPLGNRHHVAKAGLAQIVELDWWEHFECDGMTFTCTPALHGTARTPFDANKALWGGFMLTTRHPELRIFFAGDSAHGQHWRLVRERLGAPDVALLPIGAYEPRNLMYRVHMNPEEALAAFEDLHAKRALACHYGTFQLTDEPIGEPPARLRLATRAKNMPDNQFESLRNGETRDFTCEEAVSLLAITD; this comes from the coding sequence TTGCCCCATCTCGATAGGTTCGCTTTGCCCTACCCTCTTTCCGACCATTATAACGGTTCCACTTTCTTCAATCCGCCCACCCTACGCCCCGTCGATCAGCCCGCGCCTCAGCCGCTGCGCCGCACGTCCATTTTTCGATGGCAAATGGGTTTCAGGTGGCGCTGGCCCAACGATTTGCCGTCTCATCGGTTCGATTTTCCACCCGCTCCCGCGCCAGGAAAATTGGCGATCACGCTCATCAATCATTCGACCTTCTTCATTCAGATCGGCAGACAGGGAAAAAGCCCTTTCAACGTCATAACGGACCCGATTTTTTCACAGCGTTGCTCACCGTTTCGTCATTTCGGCCCAAAGCGCGTTCAATCGCCCGGACACGCCATTTCCGCCCTTCCTCGCGTCGATGCGATTCTCGTCTCGCATTGTCATTACGATCATCTCGATCTCCCCAGCTTGCGCGCACTGGCGGAACGCGACGATCCGATTTGCATCACCCCCCTCGGCAACCGGCATCATGTGGCAAAAGCCGGACTGGCGCAGATCGTGGAGTTGGATTGGTGGGAGCATTTCGAATGCGACGGAATGACTTTCACCTGCACCCCCGCTCTGCATGGCACCGCCCGAACGCCCTTCGACGCCAATAAAGCACTCTGGGGTGGGTTCATGCTCACAACTCGTCATCCCGAACTACGGATTTTCTTCGCAGGCGATAGCGCCCACGGCCAACATTGGCGATTGGTGCGCGAGCGGCTCGGTGCGCCGGATGTCGCCCTACTTCCCATCGGCGCCTACGAGCCACGAAATCTGATGTATCGCGTTCACATGAACCCAGAAGAAGCCTTGGCCGCCTTCGAGGATTTGCACGCCAAGCGCGCTCTGGCCTGCCATTACGGCACGTTCCAACTCACCGATGAGCCGATCGGCGAACCGCCCGCCCGCCTGCGCCTCGCCACCCGCGCAAAGAACATGCCCGACAATCAATTCGAATCGCTTCGAAACGGCGAGACGCGAGATTTCACCTGTGAGGAGGCGGTATCGCTTTTGGCCATTACCGATTAA
- the tkt gene encoding transketolase: protein MRSLSNQAAFGADAGGAVGAGVSDISQLSINTIRTLSMDGVQKANSGHPGTAMALAPAMYTLWQHDLKYDPADPLWPGRDRFVLSVGHASMLLYSTLFLTGVKDIKHGKVVDRPSLTIDDLKQFRQLNSKTPGHPEYRFTAGVETTTGPLGQGCGNSVGIAIAEKWLAARYNKPGYDLFDYHTYVFCGDGDMMEGVSSEAASTAGHLGLGNLIWLYDSNQISIEGSTDLAFTEDVGKRFEGYHWHVQTIKDVNDLDAVRKALDAARAVKDKPSLIVLHTVIGYGAPHKAGTASAHGEPLGDEEIAGAKKAYHWPSSEPFYVPDGVKEHFQEGLGKRGAAAHAEWKKKFEAYSKEYPEEAKQLTAIFENRLPEGWDKDIPTWDADPKGVASRASSGKVINAVAKNLPWLIGGSADLSPSTKTNLTFEGAGSFQPPKWNGSYAGRNLHFGVREHAMGSICNGIALSGVRPYGSGFLIFSDYMKAPIRLSAIMELPVIYIFTHDSIGVGEDGPTHQPIEQLAQLRATPGILTIRPGDANEVSEAWRTIIPLTEKPAVLVLSRQNLPTLDRKKYAAASGLSKGAYVLASCEGKPDVILMASGSEVALVVDAYEKLTAEGVKARVVSFPSFDLFEEQDDAYKDSVLPSDVKGRVAVEQAAAFGWDRYVGFGGEIIAMNSFGASAPLKDLLTKFGFTPEKVYEAARKQAARK from the coding sequence ATGCGTTCACTTAGCAACCAAGCCGCGTTCGGCGCGGATGCCGGCGGGGCCGTCGGCGCGGGTGTCTCGGACATCAGCCAGCTCAGCATCAACACCATTCGCACTCTGTCGATGGATGGTGTGCAGAAGGCAAATTCCGGACATCCCGGAACGGCGATGGCGCTCGCGCCCGCGATGTATACGCTTTGGCAGCATGATCTGAAATACGATCCGGCCGATCCGCTATGGCCGGGTCGCGACCGTTTCGTTCTCTCGGTCGGTCATGCTTCGATGTTGCTTTATTCGACGCTGTTCTTAACCGGCGTGAAGGATATCAAACACGGGAAGGTTGTCGACCGTCCGTCCCTGACGATCGACGATCTCAAGCAGTTCCGTCAGCTCAATTCCAAGACGCCTGGTCATCCGGAATACCGCTTCACCGCAGGTGTCGAGACCACGACCGGCCCTCTCGGCCAGGGTTGCGGCAATTCCGTCGGTATCGCGATCGCCGAGAAATGGCTGGCAGCGCGCTACAACAAGCCGGGTTACGACCTGTTCGATTATCACACCTATGTATTCTGTGGCGACGGCGACATGATGGAAGGCGTATCTTCCGAAGCCGCTTCCACCGCCGGTCATCTGGGGCTGGGTAACCTGATCTGGCTGTATGACAGCAACCAGATTTCCATCGAAGGCTCGACGGATCTTGCGTTCACGGAAGACGTGGGCAAGCGCTTCGAGGGCTATCACTGGCACGTCCAGACGATCAAAGACGTCAATGATCTCGACGCCGTCCGCAAGGCTCTGGACGCGGCACGCGCCGTCAAGGACAAGCCGAGCCTGATCGTCTTGCACACCGTCATCGGTTATGGCGCGCCGCATAAGGCGGGCACGGCCTCCGCCCATGGCGAACCGCTGGGCGACGAGGAAATCGCCGGTGCGAAGAAGGCCTATCATTGGCCGTCCAGCGAGCCGTTCTACGTGCCGGATGGCGTGAAAGAACACTTCCAGGAAGGCCTAGGCAAGCGCGGCGCTGCGGCGCACGCCGAATGGAAGAAAAAATTCGAGGCCTATTCGAAAGAATATCCCGAAGAAGCCAAGCAACTGACGGCGATTTTCGAAAACCGCCTGCCGGAAGGCTGGGACAAAGACATCCCGACTTGGGACGCCGATCCGAAGGGTGTGGCTTCCCGCGCCAGCTCCGGCAAGGTCATCAATGCGGTGGCCAAGAACCTGCCGTGGCTGATCGGTGGCTCGGCGGATCTGTCGCCTTCTACCAAGACCAATCTGACGTTCGAAGGCGCTGGCTCCTTCCAGCCGCCGAAATGGAATGGAAGCTACGCCGGTCGCAACCTGCATTTCGGTGTGCGCGAACATGCGATGGGTTCGATCTGTAACGGCATCGCGCTTTCCGGTGTGCGTCCTTATGGTTCGGGCTTTCTGATCTTCTCCGACTACATGAAAGCGCCGATTCGCCTTTCGGCGATCATGGAGCTGCCGGTCATCTACATCTTCACCCATGATTCCATTGGTGTTGGTGAAGACGGCCCGACCCATCAGCCGATCGAGCAGTTGGCTCAGCTTCGCGCAACGCCGGGTATCCTGACGATCCGTCCGGGCGACGCCAACGAAGTTTCCGAAGCATGGCGCACGATCATCCCGTTGACGGAAAAGCCTGCGGTACTGGTTTTGAGCCGTCAGAACCTGCCGACACTGGACCGTAAGAAATATGCAGCGGCTTCGGGCCTGTCGAAGGGCGCTTACGTATTGGCGAGCTGCGAGGGCAAGCCGGACGTGATCCTGATGGCTTCGGGTTCGGAAGTGGCGCTGGTGGTCGATGCCTACGAGAAGCTGACGGCGGAAGGCGTGAAGGCGCGCGTCGTTTCCTTCCCGTCCTTCGACCTCTTCGAAGAACAGGACGATGCTTATAAAGACAGCGTTCTGCCTTCCGACGTGAAGGGCCGCGTGGCGGTCGAGCAGGCGGCGGCCTTCGGTTGGGACCGTTATGTCGGCTTCGGTGGCGAGATCATCGCCATGAATTCCTTCGGCGCTTCCGCACCGCTGAAGGATCTGCTGACGAAATTCGGTTTTACGCCAGAGAAGGTTTACGAAGCGGCGCGTAAGCAAGCTGCGCGCAAGTAA
- a CDS encoding bifunctional transaldolase/phosoglucose isomerase → MDVDQKPDVGKVANVLRGLEKHGQSPWLDFIQRSFTADGSLKKLVDEDGLKGVTSNPAIFEKAMGYGTDYDDQIKSLLKEHILSPGELYEKLAIDDIRATAKVMHPVFVETKGLDGYVSLEVSPYLAFDTKGTTEEARRLWKEVGRENLMIKIPGTKEGVPAFQEVTSEGISVNVTLLFSLDAYKDVLEAYIKSLEIRHAKGEEISKIASVASFFVSRIDGKIDAEIDRRVKAGDKDAEALKALRGKVAIANAKVAYQHYLDVKKSARWQKLAAAGANPQRLLWASTGTKDKAYSDVLYVDELIGPETVNTIPPATFDAFRDHGKLRESLTEGVKEAKHVIAEQKRLGLDLDGVTKTLVKEGCASFCDAFDKLLGAVAKKQQAILGDRLLEQKANLPGELQAAVKAALEDWRKEGKVRKLWARDASVWTGGDEPKWLKWLDIVGERLSHVSELEAFAQEVKAKGFSDVLLLGMGGSSLGPEVLAETFGKREGFPKLHVLDSTDPQQVRTYERAVDLKKTLFIVSSKSGGTLEPNILKAYFFAAAEKALGKAPGAHFVAVTDPGSHMEDVAKKDGFWKIFYGEKQIGGRFSVLSNFGLVPAAAAGYDVKDFLRSAMYSVKNSSASTPPDENTALQLGAILGVAATKFKRDKVTIIASPAIYDLGAWLEQLIAESTGKRGTGLVPIDDETLGAPSVYGNDRVFAYVRLTEKPCPTQEKAIATLIESGQPVVTIDLKNKREVAQTFFHWEFATAVAGSILGIDPFDQPDVEFSKVETKKLTTAFNETGKLPAETPFAKAGNFSFYADAANAKALGTGDAVSILKAHFGRVKAGDYVGILAYIERDLETREWIQSVRLALRDALKVATAAEFGPRFLHSTGQAYKGGPNSGVFLQVTADDAEDVAVPGEKYTFGIVKAAQARGDFDVLSERGRRALRVHISGPLDAGLRELTQAIDKAI, encoded by the coding sequence ATGGACGTCGATCAAAAACCGGACGTTGGCAAGGTCGCCAATGTGCTGCGCGGACTGGAAAAGCACGGTCAGTCGCCTTGGTTGGACTTTATCCAGCGTTCCTTCACGGCTGATGGCAGTCTGAAGAAACTCGTCGATGAAGACGGCCTTAAGGGCGTCACATCGAACCCGGCTATTTTCGAAAAAGCCATGGGTTACGGCACGGATTACGACGATCAGATCAAATCGCTTCTCAAAGAGCATATCCTTTCCCCGGGTGAGCTTTATGAAAAGCTGGCGATCGACGATATCCGCGCCACCGCCAAGGTGATGCATCCGGTCTTCGTGGAAACGAAAGGCCTGGACGGCTATGTCAGCCTCGAAGTTTCGCCCTATCTCGCGTTCGATACGAAGGGTACGACGGAAGAAGCGCGTCGTCTTTGGAAAGAAGTCGGCCGCGAAAACCTCATGATCAAAATTCCAGGCACGAAAGAAGGCGTTCCGGCCTTCCAGGAAGTGACCTCGGAAGGAATTAGCGTCAACGTGACGCTGCTGTTCTCGCTGGACGCCTATAAGGACGTTCTCGAAGCCTACATCAAAAGCCTTGAGATTCGCCATGCCAAGGGCGAGGAGATTTCCAAGATCGCCAGCGTCGCTTCGTTCTTCGTCAGCCGTATCGACGGCAAGATCGATGCCGAAATCGATCGCCGCGTAAAGGCGGGCGACAAGGATGCGGAAGCGCTGAAGGCGCTGCGCGGTAAGGTTGCGATCGCCAACGCCAAGGTGGCTTACCAGCATTACCTGGACGTCAAGAAAAGCGCACGTTGGCAGAAGCTGGCTGCGGCCGGCGCCAACCCGCAGCGTCTGCTCTGGGCCTCGACGGGCACCAAGGACAAAGCCTATTCAGACGTTCTGTATGTCGATGAGCTGATCGGGCCGGAAACGGTCAATACGATCCCGCCCGCGACGTTCGATGCGTTCCGCGATCATGGCAAGCTGCGTGAGAGCCTGACGGAAGGCGTTAAAGAAGCGAAGCATGTCATCGCCGAGCAGAAGCGTTTGGGTCTCGATCTCGATGGCGTCACCAAGACGCTGGTGAAGGAAGGCTGCGCCTCGTTCTGCGATGCGTTCGACAAATTGTTGGGTGCAGTTGCCAAGAAGCAGCAAGCCATCCTGGGTGACCGTCTGCTCGAACAGAAGGCGAACCTGCCGGGGGAGCTCCAAGCGGCCGTTAAGGCCGCTCTCGAAGACTGGCGCAAGGAAGGCAAGGTTCGGAAGCTGTGGGCGCGTGACGCCTCGGTCTGGACAGGCGGCGACGAGCCGAAATGGCTGAAATGGCTCGATATCGTCGGCGAGCGCCTGTCGCATGTCTCGGAACTCGAAGCATTCGCTCAGGAAGTGAAAGCCAAGGGCTTCTCCGACGTTCTGCTGCTCGGTATGGGCGGTTCGAGCCTCGGTCCGGAAGTGCTGGCTGAAACGTTCGGCAAGCGCGAAGGCTTCCCGAAACTTCATGTGCTGGACAGCACCGATCCGCAGCAGGTTCGTACCTATGAGCGCGCTGTCGATCTGAAAAAGACGCTGTTCATCGTGTCCTCCAAGTCGGGCGGCACGCTGGAGCCGAACATCCTTAAGGCGTATTTCTTTGCCGCCGCCGAAAAGGCGTTGGGCAAGGCGCCGGGCGCGCATTTCGTGGCGGTGACCGATCCCGGTTCCCACATGGAAGACGTGGCCAAGAAGGATGGCTTCTGGAAAATCTTCTACGGCGAAAAGCAAATCGGCGGCCGTTTCTCGGTTCTGTCGAACTTCGGTCTCGTTCCCGCGGCGGCAGCCGGTTACGACGTCAAGGATTTCCTGCGTTCGGCTATGTATTCGGTGAAGAACTCGTCGGCCAGCACGCCGCCGGATGAAAACACCGCTCTGCAACTGGGTGCGATCCTCGGCGTGGCGGCGACCAAGTTCAAGCGCGACAAGGTGACGATCATCGCCTCTCCGGCGATCTACGACCTGGGCGCGTGGCTGGAACAACTGATTGCCGAATCTACCGGCAAGCGCGGCACGGGCTTGGTCCCGATCGACGACGAAACGCTGGGTGCGCCCTCCGTTTATGGCAATGATCGCGTCTTCGCTTATGTGCGGCTGACCGAGAAGCCTTGCCCGACGCAGGAAAAAGCCATCGCGACGTTGATTGAATCGGGCCAGCCGGTCGTGACGATCGATCTGAAGAACAAGCGCGAAGTGGCGCAGACGTTCTTCCACTGGGAATTCGCGACGGCCGTGGCCGGATCGATCCTGGGGATTGATCCGTTCGATCAGCCGGATGTCGAGTTCAGCAAGGTCGAGACCAAGAAGCTCACCACGGCTTTTAACGAGACGGGCAAGCTTCCAGCGGAAACGCCTTTCGCCAAGGCGGGCAATTTCTCGTTCTACGCCGATGCGGCGAACGCGAAGGCGCTTGGAACGGGCGATGCGGTGTCCATCCTGAAGGCGCATTTCGGCCGTGTGAAAGCGGGCGATTACGTTGGTATTCTCGCTTACATTGAGCGCGATCTGGAAACCCGCGAATGGATTCAGTCCGTTCGTCTGGCGCTGCGCGATGCATTGAAGGTGGCGACGGCGGCGGAATTCGGTCCGCGTTTCCTGCACTCGACGGGTCAGGCCTATAAGGGTGGCCCCAACAGCGGTGTGTTCCTGCAAGTTACGGCGGATGACGCCGAGGACGTGGCGGTGCCGGGTGAAAAATACACTTTCGGCATCGTGAAGGCCGCTCAGGCCCGTGGCGATTTCGACGTTCTGTCGGAACGGGGCCGCCGGGCGCTGCGGGTCCATATCTCTGGGCCGCTTGATGCTGGCTTGCGTGAACTCACGCAGGCCATCGACAAGGCTATCTAA
- the gnd gene encoding phosphogluconate dehydrogenase (NAD(+)-dependent, decarboxylating), translating into MQIGIVGLGRMGGNIAVRLTRHGHDVVLFDRDPAAVTKTHDRAEKGRAQSTSSVEDLVSKISADRKIVWVMLPAGDITEACVQQLKGLLGKDDIVIDGGNSYYKDDVRRSHVLAEKGIHYVDVGTSGGVWGLERGYCMMYGGTKDSTDHIDPILKALAPGKGDVVRTTGRDKPGLDPRAEEGYLHCGPAGSGHFVKMVHNGIEYGMMQAFAEGFDVMKSKNSNVLPEDQRFDLNMADIAEVWRRGSVVSSWLLDLTADALAKNESLSEFSGEVADSGEGRWTIEAAIEESVPVPVMTASLFTRFRSRSGNNYAEKVLSAMRFGFGGHVEKK; encoded by the coding sequence ATGCAAATCGGAATCGTCGGGTTGGGCCGTATGGGCGGCAACATTGCGGTGCGGCTGACGCGCCATGGGCATGATGTCGTGCTGTTCGACCGCGATCCCGCCGCCGTGACCAAGACGCATGACCGCGCAGAAAAGGGCCGCGCCCAATCAACTAGCAGTGTTGAGGATCTGGTCAGCAAGATCAGCGCCGACCGCAAGATCGTTTGGGTGATGCTGCCCGCCGGTGACATCACCGAGGCTTGCGTTCAGCAACTCAAAGGTTTGCTCGGCAAGGACGATATCGTCATCGATGGCGGCAACTCTTATTACAAGGACGATGTTCGTCGTTCGCACGTTCTAGCGGAAAAAGGCATTCATTACGTCGATGTCGGCACGTCCGGCGGCGTGTGGGGCCTCGAGCGCGGTTACTGCATGATGTATGGCGGAACGAAGGATTCCACCGATCATATCGATCCGATCCTGAAGGCGTTGGCGCCGGGCAAGGGCGATGTCGTCCGCACCACGGGCCGCGACAAGCCTGGTCTCGATCCGCGCGCCGAGGAAGGCTATCTGCATTGTGGTCCGGCCGGTTCGGGTCACTTCGTGAAGATGGTTCATAACGGCATCGAATACGGCATGATGCAGGCCTTCGCGGAAGGCTTCGACGTTATGAAGTCCAAGAACTCGAACGTTCTACCGGAAGATCAGCGTTTCGACCTGAACATGGCCGATATCGCCGAAGTTTGGCGTCGCGGCAGCGTCGTGTCGTCCTGGCTGCTCGACCTGACGGCGGATGCACTCGCCAAGAACGAATCCTTGTCCGAATTCTCGGGCGAAGTGGCGGATTCCGGTGAAGGACGTTGGACCATCGAAGCCGCGATCGAAGAATCGGTTCCGGTGCCGGTCATGACGGCTTCTCTGTTCACGCGGTTCCGCTCTCGCAGCGGCAACAACTACGCTGAGAAAGTATTGTCTGCGATGCGGTTTGGTTTCGGCGGTCACGTCGAAAAGAAATAA